The Argentina anserina chromosome 3, drPotAnse1.1, whole genome shotgun sequence genome includes a region encoding these proteins:
- the LOC126789187 gene encoding LOW QUALITY PROTEIN: cationic amino acid transporter 8, vacuolar-like (The sequence of the model RefSeq protein was modified relative to this genomic sequence to represent the inferred CDS: inserted 2 bases in 1 codon): MASHPQQDPVEPRSYWKRWTKHDFFPEPTFETFTSYKHALSHTPSRLKDRLLNRSSDSFELLHLPKQGEHNMKHCLTWWDLIWFGFGSGIFVITGEATLVAGPAIVLSYAFSGLSALLSVLCYTEFSVEVPVAGGSCSYLRIELGDFVAFIAAGNILLEAMVGAAGLGRSWTSYFASMINTDNTDFLRFRVSSLPDGFNLLDPVAVVVLLVANGVAMSGTARTSMLNWIASIARALVILFIIVVGLYMARPRICYPFFPCGAEGVFKASALVYWSYTGFDMVANLAEEVKQPSKDIPVGLIGSMSLITXIYCLMSLALVMMQKYTEISADAAYSVAFTAIGMNWAKYLVSICVLKGMTTSLLVGSLGQARYTTQIARSHMSSPWFALVHPRTGTPITILVTIASAIVAFFTSLDVLSSVFSFSTLSIFMCVAIALLVRRYYVKDLTAKRDLFKFLASLFVIIGSSIAIAVLWNTNMGGWVWYVVAGVIWISGTLWMALLPKQRVAKVWSVPLVPWLPALSIGINLFLIGSLGYVAFLRFAICTAVMIVYYLFVGVHATYDVAHQIDQQESRTEEGSANEGELR; encoded by the exons ACACGACTTCTTCCCAGAACCCACTTTCGAAACCTTCACTTCCTACAAGCACGCCCTCTCCCACACCCCTTCCCGCCTCAAAGACCGCCTCCTCAACCGCTCCTCCGACTCCTTCGAGCTCCTCCACCTCCCCAAACAAGGCGAGCACAACATGAAGCACTGCCTCACCTGGTGGGACCTCATCTGGTTCGGCTTCGGCTCCGGCATTTTCGTCATCACCGGTGAGGCCACTCTCGTCGCCGGACCCGCCATTGTCCTCTCCTACGCCTTCTCCGGCCTCTCCGCTCTCCTCTCCGTCCTCTGCTACACCGAGTTCTCCGTCGAGGTCCCCGTCGCCGGTGGATCGTGTTCTTATCTCCGCATCGAGCTCGGAGACTTCGTTGCGTTTATTGCCGCGGGGAACATTCTCCTCGAGGCCATGGTCGGCGCCGCCGGGCTAGGCCGATCGTGGACTTCTTACTTTGCTAGCATGATCAATACAGATAACACCGACTTTTTAAGGTTTCGGGTGAGTTCACTTCCTGATGGATTCAACTTGTTGGACCCAGTTGCTGTTGTGGTTCTCCTAGTTGCTAATGGTGTAGCGATGAGTGGAACAGCTCGGACTTCGATGCTGAACTGGATTGCTTCTATTGCACGTGCATTGGTGATTCTGTTTATTATAGTTGTTGGTTTATATATGGCAAGACCGAGAATTTGTTACCCTTTTTTCCCTTGTGGGGCAGAGGGTGTCTTCAAGGCTTCGGCTTTGGTTTATTGGTCTTACACTGGTTTCGACATGGTTGCCAACCTTGCAGAGGAAGTTAAGCAACCGTCAAAGGATATACCAGTAGGTTTGATTGGTTCCATGAGTTTGATCAC GATATATTGCTTGATGTCTTTGGCTTTGGTTATGATGCAGAAATATACTGAGATCAGTGCAGATGCTGCGTATTCGGTTGCGTTTACGGCTATTGGGATGAATTGGGCCAAGTATTTGGTGAGTATATGTGTTCTTAAGGGAATGACTACTAGCTTGCTGGTGGGATCTCTTGGACAAGCTAGGTACACTACACAGATTGCGAGGTCTCATATGAGTTCACCTTGGTTTGCTCTGGTTCATCCTAGAACTGGAACCCCCATTACTATACTGGTGACCATAGCGAGTGCAATTGTAGCCTTCTTTACTAGTCTGGATGTCCTGTCgagtgtgttttctttcagtACACTCTCTATATTCATGTGTGTCGCTATTGCATTGCTTGTGAGGAGGTATTATGTTAAGGATTTGACAGCCAAGAGGGACCTGTTCAAGTTTCTTGCAAGTTTGTTTGTTATCATTGGTTCCTCAATCGCAATTGCTGTGCTTTGGAACACCAATATGGGCGGCTGGGTTTGGTATGTTGTGGCTGGTGTGATTTGGATTTCTGGGACTTTGTGGATGGCATTGCTTCCCAAGCAAAGAGTTGCCAAGGTTTGGAGTGTTCCCCTAGTTCCATGGTTGCCTGCATTGTCCATTGGAATTAATCTCTTCCTCATTGGGTCTCTGGGTTATGTTGCATTCTTGAGGTTTGCTATTTGCACTGCAGTAATGATTGTCTACTATTTGTTTGTTGGTGTACATGCCACATATGATGTTGCTCACCAGATTGACCAACAAGAATCAAGGACTGAGGAGGGAAGTGCTAATGAAGGGGAATTGCGGTAG